CGGTACAAAATAGACGGCGATTGGCCTGCATACTCTCGAGACTTCAAAGCATACATCCAGACTCAAGACACGATATTAAATGAACTGCTATCCGACGCTGCGGAACAGCGAATTTGCATGGTTTGCTACGAGGCTGATGCAAGATTTTGTCATCGCAGCCTGATCGCTGAAGCCGCTCAGGCTTTAGACCGCTCACTACAAACAAAACATCTCCCGATCAAAACAGAGACATTTGCTGAACTGCTTCGCTCTGTCGCCTAGGAGGATAGATCAAGCTGATGATCAGCCACTGCCCAGGGAAACGGTGAATGGTACCCATCAAAAAATGCAAATCCTTGCCGGGAAGCTCGATTTCAAGCTTGTCCCGAAATGGGGCTTCCCAACCATTCACGCCATGCTGGCGGCGAACGTTTCTATAGAGCTGGCTAGCCTCCCAGTCGACGATTTTGTGTGTGTATGACTTGCTCTCCCCCTCAACCATACACTCATATACATAATGGAAATCAAACGGTACTTTTTCCAGCCGTTTGATGCTCATCCGCTCTTGCTGGTCATCAAATAGGCTTGGCTGTCGCTGCATCTGTTCAAGCTTATCAATCTCCTGTGAAGTCCATGCCTCCGAAGCAGCCTTCCGAATAAGCAGCGCTGTTATCCGAGCAGGCCTAACCAGACCCAAAGTGATATGGCTGTCTACCCTCGCCTTTTCTAAAGAATCGAAACTATCGTAGACGGTCAGCTTATCTAGCAATACGCGTCGCTCCTTCCAATCACCAGCAGGTAAAGTTTTGCCAAGTGAAATGGTATCAACTCCGATCTTATGACTCTCAGGTCTCCTATCTCCTGGACTCCTGTCGATATGGGCTTCGATCCACTGCCATTTTGAGAATTGCTGATCTCCGGTTACCAGACGGAACGGAACCGGATAAAGTCGAATTAGATTGCCGTCTTCGTCCATACCCGCAACACATGATGTCTCCGCATACTTAGCACTGGGAGAGGGGTACGTTTTGCAAAGAATTAGAATCCAAGTTTTCCGTCTCATTTGGCCAGGTCCTTTTGAAATTTTTTAACTGTAACTACGCTGCTTCGTAACGGATAGTTGTCACCA
This genomic interval from Pseudomonas alvandae contains the following:
- a CDS encoding DUF488 domain-containing protein, which gives rise to MTIYTAGYEGLAIDDFIARLKQAKIDKVLDVREYPLSRKKGFSKKAFAECLRTAGILYEHSPPLGCPKPIRNRYKIDGDWPAYSRDFKAYIQTQDTILNELLSDAAEQRICMVCYEADARFCHRSLIAEAAQALDRSLQTKHLPIKTETFAELLRSVA